CCGACTCTGCAAGGCAAGACAAAGCAAAATCACAGAGAAAACAAAACAAGTGTTACTAACCCAGAGTGCCAGATGTGTCCCAGAATAAGTGCAATTAACTGAAACATACACAGAATTGGTTTCAGAAGCATCATAAGGTAAACACAAACCAAACCAACACTGGATGAAAAACAATATCAGATACAATACTATCAGGTCATGTCATTATGCCAATACCTGCAGTGTGTAAAGGCCAGCTTCAAGTTTTCGGTTATACCGCTCATCATCGTCCATCTGGGAGAAAAAGCAACGTGTTTCTAAGAATTCATTGTTTGCTCAAATTGGAGATGATGATATCAATGCAACGAGGTCtaaaaaggtacctctagatcTTCCAAATCAAGACTATCAAGTCTCTCGGTCTCTTCTTTCACTCTGTCTGAATACCTGCACAGCACAAGATCAATGTGCAACCAAGAAATAAAGTGACTGAAAAGGTAAAGCAAACCACTTTTCTCCACAGCAGATATACCTTGTGTAAAACTCCATCAGACGGTCTATCTTTTCACATTCATTCTCAACAAATTTTCCTAGTAGCCTCATCCTTCGTGAGCCCTTGGTAATACCACCTAAAGACATGTATACATAACCAACATGGGAAAATACATTAAAAAAACCGAACCACAAAAAAAAGCAGATACTCGCAGCCAGGAACCATTGAAATACAGTATGGCCAAAAGATATGTCGGTTGGTCTTATATAAAATATAATTGTGATAGGCTAAGTGAGATGCAAACATAATTGCTGCATGCTATGAACTGTTTGAGAAACTATCAAATCAAATGTTCAATGGCATTCTTAGAGATACAGTTATGCAGGTAAATGTATTACTTGGGGAATTCCACATATAGAACTAAATTAAAGTTGTTACATGATAAGTGGCAACACATTCAGTAGGATCTAGGAAATTAGATTTACGACTCTGTAGAATACTTGTGGATATTCATCTGATATAAAAAGACTAAGTATATTAACATTCACCCTCGAAAGGCAGGTTCATATACAGAAAAGGAATTTAGACGTATCATTACCAGGGAGAACACATCTGGTCACACAGAATAATAATTATATAAAGTAACACCTAATTATATAAAGTAACACCGGAATAGACTTGCCTGCTTACCAAACAATGAGGCAATAATTGAAATGATACGTTCTTCTAGCTCCTCCTGATAACTctctttcttgttcttcttgtttGCAGGAATCTGTGGAAGAATTTTAACACTCATTTCAATAAACAGATTAAATTAAATGGCTAGCAGGTCTATTACATAGTGCATAGCATCAAAGAATAGATGAATACACTGGAATGGATCATCTGAGATATTAGAAGAGGGATGAAGGTTTTACTTGCCTTACCCATGAAGGCTGCAAAGGCAGTCTTAAGGCCAAGCACATCAACAAAGCGCTCGCATGCAGGCGGGAACCTGGTCATGGCGAAATCGAGCGTGCGGATGGCAGAGCTATATGCCAGCTTCTTCTgtttcatgatgatgatcatgaGCTCAACGCCTTCAGCCTTGACAAACCTCTCCTTGTTCTCCAGGGGCATGAGCACGCAGCAGAGACAGTCAAAGAGGTTCTCGAGCATCTCCTCCTCGTCTGAGGTCTTTGGGTCCCTGGATTTGTACATGGCAACTGCCTGGAGCAGGCCGTCGACCCCGTTGATCTGTCCCAGGCGCTTCTGGTTGGCAGGGCTGTTCTGCAGGAGGATGGCGAGGATCTCCGAGGCGTACTGCTTGTTGGCGTCGAATTCGCGTGCCTTGAGGCGCGAGAGGAGCCAGCGCAGGAGCTTGGTGCCGTCGCAGACTTTGTCGGCGAGGTTGGGGCGGAGGTCGAGGAGGTTCTCGAGTACGGCGAGGGTGTTGTGGacggcctcggcctcgtcggGGTCGGCCTCGGAGAAGCGGGAGAGGTTGTGGACGAGGAGGTCGAGGGCGTTGGCGTCGACGAGGGCGTCGGCGAGGGCCTGGACGGCGGGGAGGTCGGATGGGTCGTCGGAGTCGGTGAGGTcggcgaggagggaggcggcggcggcggtgaggtcgGCATTGTCGTGGGTGAGGAGGGAGGCGAGTGAGGAGGCGAGGCCGATGGGGACGAGGTCGGGGAAGAGCTCGGGGGCGCcagcgaggaggcggaggcggtcgGTCTCGGCGTGGAGAGCGATCTCGGAGTCGGCGAAGCGAGCGGGGTCGTCGGGGTACTTCATGCGAGCCTCGAGGTTgtcgcggaggcggcgctcgaAGGCCAGGAGGAGGCGCTTGGCGGCCCGGAGGTCGAGCACCTCCACGGCGTCAGCGGCTGAGAGGTCgacgtccgcggcggcgggagcggacTCATCGGGCCGCTTGCGCttgtggacggcggcggcggcggcgtccatggccaaatcctcctcctcccttgggGCTCCTCTCAGCTAGGGTTTGGTTCGGCTTCCACGCACGCGGCGGACGGTGGGGGATCCATTGGAATTGGAGAGCATGTGCGGTCCGCTTTTCGCATTAAGATTCGCGCTGGATCGCAAGTTTCCTTTTGTTCTTGTCTGATGTCTGAAAATGAACTAGTACTCCAGAAAGAAAACAATCTATCTAAACTAACAAAGCAAGTCTGGATCAAGCAGTATGGTAATAATGtataaagagtaaaatgcactgtgggtCTTTAAACTAATTgacctgttctgtttaggtccatgaactccgaaagtgcatttttgggtccctaaactttttAAGTCGTTCACCGCAGGTCCATACGCATCCATGTGGGCAGCTAGCGCTGATGTGGCACGCTGACTAGGCGCTGACCGTCTACGTGGATCGCCAAGTCAGCTCTGACGTGgattttctttttattgttcacccctctctctccccgtccTCCCCCCTCCAtcacgcctccgcctccgcctccctctagccggcggcgccccccgcTCTCTCGGCGCCTCCTCCATCTCCGGCGAGCAGGGGCCCGGCCCTCCCTCCCTtcgtctcctctctctccctgccGGCGAGCCGCCCCAGCCATCCCTACCTGCCCTGGCCGCGAGCCGTCCCGTCCCCTCCGGCGGCAggggcgcggggtggcggcgagAGCGCGCgctgccagcggcggcggcacgcgcgcaGGGCCAGCAGAGGCGGCTCGCGCGcagggccagcggcggcggcacgcgtgcCCAGGcccatggcggcgacggcggcgcccgcaGGCCCCTCCTCCCTCATCCCTCGCCGCgcagccccctcctccctcctcccgcgctcGAGGCCGGCGAGCCCGAGGCCGCGCTCAAGCTCCGCCGGCCCCCTGCGGCTTTGCGGCGGCTCCTTCACCTCCCTCCCGGCGGCACCTCCATCCCAACCCGGCAGCACCACGGCGACCCGCGCGCAACACGGCAGCAAGGTCGAGCTCTCCCCTGCTCCCCTGCCTAGCTCtcccctgcgcggcggcggccagatccGCACGCTCCCCCAGCGTCGGGCCTCGCGGCGCAtacgagggcggcggcagcggcgggccgGACCGCCactccagcgccgcccctcgagCCCGCCGTCTGCTGCCTCCTCGCGCGGCGCCCTCCGCTCGCGGTCGGGcctgcgtggcgcggcgtgcgcggcggggcggccgcggcggcgcgcgctcgcGAGGCTGGGCGGATCCCGCGgccatggcgcctcctcgtcctcccacTCCTTCCTGggcagcggccatggcgggtccTCCGCGATCCGGCGGCCGGCATGGCGCACGGCgcacggcgaggcggggcgacgcggcCGCGGACCGGCGCGCACCCtccgccccaccgccggcgaggctcTGTGCTCGCCATTCTCCCTCTCCCCCACCTTCGCAGTGGGCCCCACTCACGGCCGCCGATCGGGAGCTCCGCCGGGCCAGCGCacgcgagctccgccacggcCGACGCGAGGACCCGAGGAGGAGcttgggagggaggaggaaggcggcgaggaggagggaggcgtgGAGGGATAGGGTGAGGAGCGGAGGGGAGATggttcgccgccgtggccgctcgccggccgcgccgcggccgccggtccGCCCCGCCGCATGGAGGGGACAGGGGATCCGCCGTAGCCggtcgaggagaaggaggaggggcgAGCTCGGTgtggcgaggagggaggagggacggcggcgctcacgggcggcgtcgccgccgtccaggtGGATCGGGGCttgggagagaaagagagagagaaagagagggagcGCCTAGTCATCGTGTCACATCAGCGCTAGCTGCCCACATGGATGCGTATGGATCTGCGGTGAACGACTTaaaaagtttagggacccagaaatgcactttcggagttcatggacctaaacagaacaggtcaactagtttaaggacccacagtgcattttactcatgtataaataataataaatagaAGAAAATGAAATACTCCGAAGCAACTATAACGATAATACTACCAGCCACCAGAATTTGCTTACAAGAAGAGAAACACAGAGGAGCAGGACTAGATAACGTCAAGGCATCAACTAACCACAACTATGGTCCTTTCATTTCCTCCATCACAAACAGAACAGCAATCTCTACCCAATGGAATGGAAGCCAAGCACCACAAGTTTGTCCTGGTCTAGTACATCTAACCCACACATGAAACAAGGAAAATTCAATCCCAAGTTAGTGGGACGAGATCAGAATCAGATCATCAGCAAGCAGCATGCTGCAACACTCGCGTTGCACAGGTTAATGCTCCGAGCCGTTGCTTCATTTCTTGTGCGCCCTATAATCCGGAGAGTTGTGGGGCAGCGGCGACAGTGGATGCCTTGATGAATCCGTGGCACCGAAATCAAGAGCTGGGCTGCCATCCCTCAAGCTAGACGACTTGCGCTTATTCTGCTGTAAAAATCATTCATGGCATCAACCCACCACATTTTTGGCCTTACGCTTCATGACAGAATTTATCAAGTTACCTTGGTGGATGTGCTGGCCGATTTCTTCCTTTCAGACCGGCGTTGTCGCTCTTTCTCCAGCAAGCCCAGCAGCCTTTTGTTCTCTTCATCAAGAACCCTGTTATCCTCACTCAGCGTGATCACCTTCAACGAGAACAAACAAGAGAAGAATTGATTGCTTGTCACCGATAACAAGCCTGCCTGTCAGGTAAACACGGGAATACACTGATATACCTCTGCCTCTGCTGTAGCAAGATTTGTCTTCAGAGTCTCCTTATCATTCTCTAGTTCTTGAACTCTAGCCGTCAATGCCTCCAACTGCATAATTCATGTTGATATTGGCCGGGTGAAAGTTAGGAAATGCATATCGCAACTGGTGAAAGCAATCTAGGACCATCCAGTGTTGGCGGTTCTAGGCTACCCATTTACAATGACACGTCCAGTACAGACTACAGACTCCAAACTTGATGGAACTGCATCTAAAGTTGGAATGACTTACAATtgggaacggagggagtaatataCAAATTTAGTCGCTCAAGAGTCAAGATAAATACCCACTCCACCCCAAAACAAGTAAGTGTTGttttagcattcaaattttgtcccacaaaagATGTTGTTTTAGTTTGTAAATAGATCCATCTATCTAATTAGAGCAACACCAAGTACCAAGAAAATATTATATAGGAAAATGCATAGAGCCAATCAAATAGTTGATAGATGTTACTTTTCTATTGAAACGAACGAAGCACAAAGTGTAGCATATTGAGTAGAGGAATGTTATGTTAGTGACATACATGTGCGTTTTGGTGGAGGCGTGCGCGCAGGTCGTTGTTCTCCCTGCCGAGTTCGTCGCAGGAGTCCATGGCGCGCTCGAGATCCCGCTCGTAGAGGTCGCACTCCTTGGCGCACTTGGCGTTGAGTTGGGCGTATGCGGTGGCCAGCGCCTCCTTGTCCTCGAcgcagcggcggaggccggcggcattCATGGCGGCCTCGGCCTGGGGAAGGGGAGAAGGAATGAATCCAGAGAGGTGCGAAGGTCTGCTGGGCCTGGGGAAGGGAAAATCCGAAGAGGACACGTACCTTGAGCAGGTCGATGCGGCGCTGGGCTGCGCGGAGGTCCTCCTCGAGCGAGAAGATGTGGTCCtggaggcggtggcgctgctCCTCGGAGGCGAGGAGCTTGAGGCGGAGGGAGCGGTCGGAGACGGGGAGGCCCAGGGAGCTGTGGATGGAGTCGCGCACGTActcctcggcgccggcgaggagcggcgccaCCCAACCttccatcggcggcggcggagcagtggATCCCATCGCTCCGGTGATCTGGCCCCCTAGAGAGAGGAAGGATGGACGGACGGACGGGGGATCTCTTTTGTTTGTTTGGGAAAGAAGTCTAGAAGAGGAGGCGATTTGAAATTGAATCGACTCGAATCGAATCGATTGCAGGAGGAGAATGAGATGGGGGATGATCAGACACCTACACAGGGACTAGTAGGGATCGAATCGGAGGGGGGGAGAGGAGATAACCGTTGCGGTTGCGGCTCCCCCTTCCCTCCTACCCTAGTTGGGCTGGGCCTCCGTTCGTTTTTCTGCTAGGGCCCAATGACAGAATTGTTTTGTTTCCATTGAGAGCCCAAACtccctctcaaaaaaaagaaaagaaaaaaagagcccAAACCAAATCTCGTGCGTACGTATCAATATCATTCCTTACGGAATCCTATCCTGTCCTGTCTTACGACAAGCTAAGTAAAGCTAGGACAAATTAAAAGAAAGCATTTCGCAGGTAAAGGCAATGCCTTGCCTCCAGCCAGTCCCAACAATCAcaatgcttgcttgcttgcttgcttttgATTCCATACAGTAAGTGTTCTAGGACTAGCATTATATAGGAGGACATCATCGATCGCAATTCGCAAGCCAAGCAGGACGGAAGGAAGGAACGAACCAACCAAGGAAGGAAGCATGGCCGGCGGCAGGTTCAGCAGGTCGGACAGCATCGCCGACATGATGCCGGAGGCGCTGCGCCAGAGCCGCTACCACATGAAGCGCTGCTTCCAGAGGTACGTGGCCAGGGGCAGCAGGCTGATGAAGAGGCCGCAGCTGCTGGAGGAACTGCACACCGACgacaagcagcagcagctcgacgtcgccgcccaggGCTTCCTCGGCTACGTCATCTCCTCCACGCACGAGGCCGTGGTGCTCCCTCCCCACGTCAACTTGGCCGTCAGGACCAATCCGGGCATCTGGGAGTACATCAAGATCCACTCCGCCGACCTCACCGCGGAGCAGATCACGCCATCCCAATACCTAAAGTGCAAGGAGATCCTACACCACGACCACGAGGAGGAGCTGCTTGAGGTGGATTTCGGCGCCCTGGACGACCTCATCTCCACGCCTCGCCTCACGCTGCCTTCCTCCATCGGCAACGGGATGCACTTGGTCTCCAGGTTCATGTCTTCCAAGCTCGCCACCACGGCAGGACCGCTGCTCCACTACCTGCTCAAGCTCACCCACCGGGGCCACAACCTCATGGTCAATGGCACCATCATCGACACCGTCAGCAAGCTACAGGCGGCGCTGCTCCTCGCCGAGGCCTTCCTCGCCGGCCTGCACGGCACCACGCCGTACCAAAGGTTTGAGCACAGGTTTCAGGAGTGCGGGCTGGACAGAGGCTGGGGCGCCACCGCCGAGGCGTGCAGAGAGACCATCACCTACCTCTCCGAGGTGCTGCAGGCACCGGACCCCACCAACATGGCCAGGTTCTTCAGCAGGGTGCCGTCGGTCTTCAACATCGTCATCTTTTCCATCCATGGATACTTCGGGCAGGACAAGGTCCTGGGGATGCCAGACACCGGTGGCCAGGTCGTCTACATCCTGGACCAAGTCAGGGCCCTGGAAGACCAACTCCTCCAAAGAATCAAGCAACAGGGCCTCCTCGATCTCACGCCTAGGATTCTTGTGGTACTTACTGTGCATATATATTCCTTCCTGAAACATACGAGCATATATTAATTTGCAGCTTCAATAATAAGTTGAAGCGGAGATCGATCTAGTACCTGACAGACAGCCGCTACATGCATACTGTTATTCCAGCTAACAAGGCTCATACCAGAAGCCAGCAAGGCCACCAAATGCAACGTCGAGCTTGAACCCATCCACAACACAAGGCACTCCACCATCCTCCGTGTGCCATTCAGGACTGAAGACGGCAAGGATCTGCCCCACTGGGTCTCCCGCTTCGACATTTATCCTTACCTGGAGAGATACGCCGAGGTttgcattatatatatatgcatgcattTCTTCCAACAGCATTCATTCCTTATTGGGACTAGCTGACAAATTAAATGCTGTACTTCAGGACTCCTGTGCCAAGATCCTTGACATGTTGCAGGGAAAACCAGACTTGGTCATCGGCAACTACACTGATGGCAACTTAGTAGCATCCCTCGTGTCAAGGAAACTAGGAGTCACCCAGGTGATGAATAACGACCCATTATATCAGTATCTCTAACCCATGCAATGCAAAATTAAACCACCACCTTCTGGGGAATATAATGCTTCTGGCACCCAGATAAATTTGACAAAAACCTTACTTGACCATCGACAGGGGACGATCGCTCATGCTCTTGAGAAGACAAAGTATGAGGACTCAGATCTCAAGTGGAGA
This window of the Panicum virgatum strain AP13 chromosome 1K, P.virgatum_v5, whole genome shotgun sequence genome carries:
- the LOC120647134 gene encoding sucrose synthase 6-like, which produces MAGGRFSRSDSIADMMPEALRQSRYHMKRCFQRYVARGSRLMKRPQLLEELHTDDKQQQLDVAAQGFLGYVISSTHEAVVLPPHVNLAVRTNPGIWEYIKIHSADLTAEQITPSQYLKCKEILHHDHEEELLEVDFGALDDLISTPRLTLPSSIGNGMHLVSRFMSSKLATTAGPLLHYLLKLTHRGHNLMVNGTIIDTVSKLQAALLLAEAFLAGLHGTTPYQRFEHRFQECGLDRGWGATAEACRETITYLSEVLQAPDPTNMARFFSRVPSVFNIVIFSIHGYFGQDKVLGMPDTGGQVVYILDQVRALEDQLLQRIKQQGLLDLTPRILVLTRLIPEASKATKCNVELEPIHNTRHSTILRVPFRTEDGKDLPHWVSRFDIYPYLERYAEDSCAKILDMLQGKPDLVIGNYTDGNLVASLVSRKLGVTQGTIAHALEKTKYEDSDLKWREMDHKYHFSCQFTADMIAMNTSDFIIASTYQEIAGSKDKPGQYESHYAFTMPGLCRFATGINVFDPKFNIAAPGADQSVYFPSTLKQKRLTDLHPQIEELVYSKEDNDEHIGYLEYRSKPVIFSMARLDKVKNITGLVEWYGQNKRLRDLVNLVVVGGLLDPSQSKDREEIEEINKMHSLINKYQLKGQIRWIKAQTDRTRNGELYRCISDTKGAFVQPAFYEAFGLTVIEAMNCGLPTFATNQGGPAEIIVNEVSGFHINPLDGKEASNKIADFFQKCKEDPMYWDKMSTAGLQRIYECYTWQIYATKVLNMASMYGFWRTMDKEERQAKQRYIQMFYNLQFRKLAKNVPEVGEQPEQPAAAAVPDRLVSRPKERKTQIRIQRIASSLLGPVLPASHLSDAA
- the LOC120647166 gene encoding uncharacterized protein LOC120647166 isoform X2, whose product is MGSTAPPPPMEGWVAPLLAGAEEYVRDSIHSSLGLPVSDRSLRLKLLASEEQRHRLQDHIFSLEEDLRAAQRRIDLLKAEAAMNAAGLRRCVEDKEALATAYAQLNAKCAKECDLYERDLERAMDSCDELGRENNDLRARLHQNAHLEALTARVQELENDKETLKTNLATAEAEVITLSEDNRVLDEENKRLLGLLEKERQRRSERKKSASTSTKNKRKSSSLRDGSPALDFGATDSSRHPLSPLPHNSPDYRAHKK
- the LOC120647150 gene encoding beta-catenin-like protein 1 — translated: MDAAAAAVHKRKRPDESAPAAADVDLSAADAVEVLDLRAAKRLLLAFERRLRDNLEARMKYPDDPARFADSEIALHAETDRLRLLAGAPELFPDLVPIGLASSLASLLTHDNADLTAAAASLLADLTDSDDPSDLPAVQALADALVDANALDLLVHNLSRFSEADPDEAEAVHNTLAVLENLLDLRPNLADKVCDGTKLLRWLLSRLKAREFDANKQYASEILAILLQNSPANQKRLGQINGVDGLLQAVAMYKSRDPKTSDEEEMLENLFDCLCCVLMPLENKERFVKAEGVELMIIIMKQKKLAYSSAIRTLDFAMTRFPPACERFVDVLGLKTAFAAFMGKIPANKKNKKESYQEELEERIISIIASLFGGITKGSRRMRLLGKFVENECEKIDRLMEFYTRYSDRVKEETERLDSLDLEDLEMDDDERYNRKLEAGLYTLQLIALILGHIWHSGDSQMRARVELLLRQNKLTKQDVKDILEEYHDNIGDLDGPEEKERAQARTKEIIAVL
- the LOC120647166 gene encoding uncharacterized protein LOC120647166 isoform X1, with translation MGSTAPPPPMEGWVAPLLAGAEEYVRDSIHSSLGLPVSDRSLRLKLLASEEQRHRLQDHIFSLEEDLRAAQRRIDLLKAEAAMNAAGLRRCVEDKEALATAYAQLNAKCAKECDLYERDLERAMDSCDELGRENNDLRARLHQNAHLEALTARVQELENDKETLKTNLATAEAEVITLSEDNRVLDEENKRLLGLLEKERQRRSERKKSASTSTKQNKRKSSSLRDGSPALDFGATDSSRHPLSPLPHNSPDYRAHKK